The sequence CCGATCGGCATACCCCGCCTCGCTCCTGCTCGCGCTCGCTCTGTCCGTGCTCGGCAGCGCCTGCGCGGAGGAGCGCTCCGCGATCTCCGTCGAAGACGCCGTGGCGCGGCTCACGCCGGAGCTCATCCGGGACCGGGTCGCCGTGTTGGCCCACGACTCCATGCGAGGCCGCGACACCGACGACGTCGGCTACGAGAAGGCACGCGACTGGGCGGTCGGCGAGATGCAGCGCATCGGGCTCGAACCCGCATTCGACGGAGAGTACCTCCAACCGTTCGACCTGCTGGAGGCCGTCTCCGACGACGGGAGCCGCCTCGTCGTGGGTGGGATCGTGCTCACCCCACCGGACGTGATCGTCGAGCCCGACTGGACGGGAGCGGCGGTGCAGCGGACCGGTCCGGCCGTGTGGATCGGTCACGCCCTCGTGGCCGCCGACGCGGACGTGCCCGACCTGGACGGCCGCATCGCGTTCATCGAGGCCGGTGCGCCGGCCGGCCGTGAGGACGAGCCGGAGATCGCGATGCGCGAGCGGGCGCACGTGGAGCTGGCGCTGTCGGCGGGAGCGGCTGCGGTGGTGGTCCTCGACCCGCAGGGGGACGAGCAGGCCTGGCAGCGGCAGGCCGCGGCCGGGAGGCCGATCCGCGTGCTGGCCGACGGGACGGCTCCCTATCCGCGGGCCCAGGCCCGTGTGGGACCCGCGGCCTCGCGGCGCCTGATCGATGCCCTCGCGGGCGGGACGCCGCCGGTCACCCTCGAGCCGCGGCACACGCTACGGACGCTGCGCAGCTGGAACGTGGGCGGACGCTGGCCCGGCACCGAATCCGCGCGCGCAGACGAGGCCGTGGTGTTCACCGCGCATCTCGATCACGTCGGGATCGGCGCCCCGGACGCGGAAGGGGACTCCGTCTTCAATGGCACGCACGACAACGCGCTCGGTGTGGGCAAGCTGCTGGCCGCGGCAGAGGCGTTGCGCGGGGCCCGGCTTCCGCGCTCCGTCCTGTTCCTGCTGACCGGAGCGGAGGAATGGGGGTTGCTCGGGGCGTGGCAC is a genomic window of Gemmatimonadota bacterium containing:
- a CDS encoding M28 family peptidase, which encodes MSEAAVPSRSAYPASLLLALALSVLGSACAEERSAISVEDAVARLTPELIRDRVAVLAHDSMRGRDTDDVGYEKARDWAVGEMQRIGLEPAFDGEYLQPFDLLEAVSDDGSRLVVGGIVLTPPDVIVEPDWTGAAVQRTGPAVWIGHALVAADADVPDLDGRIAFIEAGAPAGREDEPEIAMRERAHVELALSAGAAAVVVLDPQGDEQAWQRQAAAGRPIRVLADGTAPYPRAQARVGPAASRRLIDALAGGTPPVTLEPRHTLRTLRSWNVGGRWPGTESARADEAVVFTAHLDHVGIGAPDAEGDSVFNGTHDNALGVGKLLAAAEALRGARLPRSVLFLLTGAEEWGLLGAWHYVNHPAVPMERTVAAINHDGGLVDVRTDDVFAWGPEFSSVEADVERAARESGLVLAREKRAPFAPSAGLLYRSDHYPFLIAGVPVVYLMPGFTVDGDPDAGRRRWETYLARTHHRQADDFDASASYEGPVALTALSVRLAWDLAEAEGMPITHADAPVRRRRGPPSGFFFGEGVR